Proteins encoded in a region of the Raphanus sativus cultivar WK10039 chromosome 8, ASM80110v3, whole genome shotgun sequence genome:
- the LOC108820949 gene encoding uncharacterized protein LOC108820949 gives MKAACYVTQDVSMSLKCMVQQKEDERQIHEYKKERRSVWWGYEVNTSSDDCIAAINSYSHQVLGYGREKKVILEAPLYDKDCVLSNVLAAHYLISSDVSRAKTYVKAAETLLGRATPYEKAVFKAVNYLISDNMDEDVALELHFKLLKKFPRDLLSWKRVEILCFYMGRPDLSLPLFEKIIPENRDQDYAYGMLAFPLLELGHLEEAEKAARKGYEINKNDSWAHHCLCHVLQTECRFKEAVEFMEGCSPSWDSCSSLRYSHNWWHVAVCYLEGGSPLSKVQEIYDHQMCKELEKEDAVATDVYMDALGLLLRLDTRDKLDEFLDRLKILANCLTDQAMWYQEWLFDITIIWALSRVGNTSLAHLLLEGLKSRTSHMSKKKQQLMQKAIQLAEAVNEYGKGNYKKALQLVGPDFDAADYKVIGASDLQMDVFNEIWYKVLLLNGKSSSAIKVLERRIKQRDGAPFLWRLLEKSYVMEGNTEAAVTACEKAKALESSYFKFD, from the exons ATGAAGGCTGCATGTTATGTTACTCAGGATGTGTCCATGTCGTTGAAATGCATG GTACAACAGAAAGAAGATGAACGTCAGATACATGAGTACAAAAAGGAACGCAGAAGTGTTTGGTGGGGTTATGAAGTCAATACCTCTTCAGATGATTGCATCGCTGCCATTAACTCCTATTCTCACCAG GTTCTTGGCTATGGAAGAGAGAAGAAGGTGATTCTTGAAGCACCGTTGTATGATAAAGATTGTGTTTTGAGCAACGTTTTGGCTGCCCATTACCTTATCTCCTCTGACGTTTCCAGAGccaaaacctatgttaaagctGCAGAAACTC TTTTAGGGAGAGCCACACCGTATGAGAAAGCAGTTTTCAAGGCTGTTAATTACTTGATATCTGACAACATGGACGAAGACGTGGCGTTGGAGTTGCACTTTAAG TTACTGAAAAAGTTTCCCAGAGATTTGCTATCTTGGAAGAGAGTAGAGATACTCTGTTTCTACATGGGTCGACCTGATCTCTCTTTGCCTCTGTTTGAGAAG ATTATACCGGAGAATAGAGACCAAGACTATGCTTATGGTATGCTTGCATTCCCATTATTGGAGCTTGGACATTTAGAAGAAGCTGAAAAAGCTGCTAGGAAAGGATATGAGATCAACAAAAACGACTCTTGGGCTCATCATTGC TTATGTCATGTTCTTCAAACTGAATGTCGTTTCAAGGAAGCAGTAGAGTTCATGGAAGGATGCTCACCTTCATGGGATTCTTGCTCTTCCTTAAG GTATTCGCATAATTGGTGGCATGTAGCTGTTTGTTACTTGGAAGGAGGGTCACCTCTAAGTAAGGTACAAGAAATATATGATCATCAAATGTGTAAAGAGCTGGAGAAAGAAGATGCTGTTGCTACAGAT GTCTATATGGATGCTCTTGGTTTGTTGTTACGCTTGGACACACGCGATAAACTAGACGAGTTTTTAGACAGGCTGAAGATCCTTGCAAACTGCTTGACTGATCAA GCAATGTGGTATCAGGAGTGGCTTTTTGATATTACAATAATTTGGGCGTTGAGTAGAGTTGGAAACACTTCACTGGCACATTTATTGCTCGAGGGCCTGAAGTCCCG AACATCTCATATGAGCAAGAAGAAACAACAGTTGATGCAGAAAGCCATTCAG CTTGCTGAAGCTGTTAATGAATATGGGAAAGGCAACTACAAAAAAGCTCTACAACTGGTCGGTCCAGACTTTGACGCTGCTGATTATAAG GTGATTGGAGCATCGGATTTACAGATGGATGTTTTTAATGAAATCTGGTACAAAGTGTTGTTACTCAACGGCAAATCTTCTAGTG CGATTAAAGTACTGGAGAGGAGaataaaacagagagatggtgcTCCTTTCTTGTGGCGTTTGCTG GAGAAGAGTTACGTTATGGAAGGCAATACAGAAGCTGCCGTAACTGCATGTGAGAAAGCAAAGGCGTTGGAATCTTCGTATTTCAAGTTTGATTga
- the LOC108821943 gene encoding uncharacterized protein LOC108821943, translated as MGSLNLPHASSFKGGSETFLRNVLESILKTYLMKNPTVKTIWELVQSMDNEKICYDHFTFRTFKVDGYGIDSLSSFFMDYGYKIGGELEFSKNKSKVKWFSPPDVHVPHDGHGLTNGPLPRIVIAEVLLDQLSPESQGIIRKYLKPEGGKQAVLSSTLGSLIWEKPTWTDFKQLAKENEFAAWTLINGYTMNHLAFSVHRFKHKFSDIKFIKQYLEEKEFKLNTDGGVIKVNQDGLLLQVSSMSDKLAVEFAEGVTETIPASYIEFTQRLVLPQFKDVPFDEIKEFHRREAFELDNASNIMESTRFTAPV; from the exons ATGGGTTCTCTCAACTTGCCTCACGCTTCATCGTTCAAG GGAGGAAGTGAAACGTTTCTCCGGAATGTTCttgaaagtatactgaaaacgtATTTGATGAAGAATCCGACAGTGAAGACGATATGGGAACTAGTTCAGTCGATGGACAACGAAAAGATATGCTACGATCACTTCACTTTCAGGACATTTAAG GTAGATGGTTATGGAATAGATTCCTTGTCGAGTTTTTTCATGGATTATGGATACAAAATTGGAGGCGAACTTGAATTTTCAAAGAACAAATCAAAAGTTAAATGGTTTTCTCCTCCGGATGTTCACGTCCCTCATGACGGTCACGGTCTAACCAACGGCCCCTTGCCACGAATCGTTATAGCTGAGGTTCTTCTGGACCAACTAAGCCCTGAATCACAG GGGATAATAAGAAAGTACTTGAAACCAGAAGGTGGTAAGCAAGCGGTTCTGTCAAGTACTTTGGGGTCCTTAATATGGGAGAAGCCTACATGGACCGACTTCAAGCAACTCGCAAA AGAAAACGAATTTGCGGCATGGACGCTTATCAACGGCTACACAATGAACCATCTTGCATTTTCGGTTCATCGATTCAAACACAAGTTCAGTGACATTAAGTTCATCAAACAGTATCTTGAAGAAAAGGAATTCAAACTTAACACTGACGGGGGAGTTATCAAAG tGAATCAAGATGGTCTACTGTTACAAGTCTCGTCGATGTCGGACAAACTTGCGGTTGAATTTGCTGAGGGAGTAACTGAAACAATCCCGGCTTCTTACATTGAGTTTACTCAACGTCTAGTTCTTCCACAGTTCAAAGATGTGCCGTTTGATGAG ATTAAAGAGTTTCATAGACGTGAAGCCTTTGAGCTTGATAACGCCAGCAACATAATGGAAAGTACCCGTTTCACAGCACCAGTGTAA
- the LOC130498922 gene encoding ultraviolet-B receptor UVR8-like, which produces MAELNRTPAQDEEEQEVWSWGAGTDGQLGTAKLQDEHLPQLLSLTSLPSISMLACGGAHVIALTSGGKVFTWGRGNSGQLGHGDNLNTYLPKPLSFFHDDDDYVISQASAGWSHSAFVSDSGCLFTCGNGSFGQLGHGDNMSLTSPAKVSYFVDKCVKMVACGMRHSLVLFAGNQVCGFGSGKRGQLGVSSDTKKSVNLPCVVSGLEDVEVVRIAANGDHSAAISADGQLYTWGRGFCGSPDVQTPKCLHSSQSFREVALGWNHALLLTVDGKVFKLGNTLNKQSEKQQLREDSSETLLEKVPGFDGVEVLQIAAGAEHSAAVTESGEVQTWGWGEHGQLGLGDTNDQNNPQLVSLGSIDMHAKDIKVYCGSGFTYVVRRKQQQLSSSSPTSS; this is translated from the exons ATGGCCGAACTCAACAGGACTCCAGCTCAGGACGAAGAAGAGCAAGAAGTATGGAGCTGGGGGGCAGGTACGGACGGCCAGTTAGGGACTGCCAAGCTGCAAGACGAGCATCTCCCTCAGCTTCTCTCGCTGACGTCACTTCCTTCTATATCGATGCTCGCCTGCGGCGGCGCTCACGTCATCGCCTTGACTTCTG GTGGTAAGGTGTTCACATGGGGAAGAGGAAACTCTGGTCAATTAGGACATGGGGACAACCTCAACACTTATCTTCCAAAGCCACTCTCTTTCTTCCACGACGACGACGACTATGTTATATCTCAAGCTTCAGCCGGATGGAGCCACTCTGCTTTTGTTTCAg ATTCTGGTTGCCTTTTTACATGTGGGAATGGTTCGTTTGGTCAGCTTGGTCATGGTGATAACATGTCACTTACCTCTCCAGCGAAAGTCTCTTACTTTGTTGATAAGTGTGTGAAGATGGTAGCTTGTGGTATGCGGCATTCACTTGTCTTGTTCGCAG GGAATCAAGTTTGCGGATTCGGATCTGGAAAACGAGGACAGCTTGGCGTCTCATCAGACacaaaaaaatcagttaatctCCCATGTGTTGTCTCTGGACTAGAAGATGTTGAGGTTGTTCGTATAGCAGCAAATGGAGATCACAGTGCAGCTATATCTG CTGATGGACAGTTGTACACTTGGGGAAGAGGATTCTGTGGTAGCCCTGATGTTCAAACCCCTAAGTGTTTGCATTCATCTCAATCTTTCAGAGAAGTTGCTTTAGGATGGAATCATGCTTTACTTCTAACCG TTGATGGCAAAGTGTTCAAGCTTGGTAACACTCTTAATAAACAATCGGAGAAGCAACAGCTGCGAGAAGATTCCTCTGAAACTCTCTTGGAGAAAGTTCCCGGTTTTGATGGAGTTGAAGTTCTGCAAATTGCAGCAGGAGCAGAGCATTCTGCTGCTGTAACAG AGAGTGGAGAAGTTCAGACATGGGGATGGGGTGAGCATGGCCAGCTAGGTCTTGGAGACACCAATGATCAGAACAATCCTCAACTGGTGAGCCTAGGAAGTATAGACATGCATGCGAAAGATATCAAAGTATATTGCGGAAGTGGTTTTACCTATGTAGTAAGGCGAAAACAACAgcagctttcttcttcttcaccaacaTCATCATAG
- the LOC108819754 gene encoding putative F-box/kelch-repeat protein At1g27420 — MVESSLIPGLVDNVAELCLSRVPRSSFQIISQVCWRWRRFLRSEHYAAVRKLTGSVEELMCVLVSFESWEVYDGSGNKLGCIPPVPGPLKVRSGLVVSDGGKIVFIGGRYNKTASADVYEFNPATNRWRKLADMNVPRYSFAYAEVEGLLYVIRGYSTDDDSILNAEVYNPKTNQWGLMDCPYRPNFIPAFAFSFNSKLFVVGKKSRFIDIYDPRKKTWEELDSGQTLDVYSYTVVSNKVYFFDHNKPGLGAFDPDKNSWSSVLDVPSRNEHGLRFCLGQWNNKVTLFPMGSEALSGDLVEEDASRWRATPIILSGYHATSVLINF, encoded by the exons ATGGTGGAGTCGTCGTTAATACCCGGCTTGGTGGACAACGTAGCAGAGCTGTGCCTCTCCCGAGTCCCGCGCTCTAGCTTTCAGATCATATCTCAGGTGTGCTGGCGATGGAGAAGGTTCCTCCGGAGCGAGCATTACGCGGCCGTTCGAAAGTTGACGGGATCGGTAGAGGAGTTAATGTGTGTTCTAGTGAGTTTCGAGTCCTGGGAAGTTTACGACGGCTCGGGTAACAAACTGGGGTGCATCCCTCCCGTCCCTGGGCCTTTGAAGGTACGTTCCGGCCTCGTGGTGAGCGATGGTGGAAAGATCGTGTTCATCGGTGGAAGATATAATAAAACTGCTTCGGCCGATGTTTACGAGTTCAATCCTGCAACTAACAG GTGGAGAAAACTGGCAGACATGAACGTACCGCGTTACAGCTTTGCATATGCTGAAGTGGAAGGCCTTTTGTATGTGATCCGAGGTTACTCTACAGATGATGATAGCATTCTCAACGCGGAAGTATACAACCCTAAAACTAACCAATGGGGCCTCATGGATTGTCCATACCGTCCCAACTTTATTCCTGCCTTCGCATTCTCCTTCAATTCCAAACTCTTCGTTGTAG gCAAGAAATCAAGGTTCATTGACATATATGACCCCAGAAAGAAGACTTGGGAAGAGTTAGACTCGGGGCAAACACTGGATGTGTACTCCTACACTGTTGTTAGCAACAAAGTGTATTTCTTTGACCATAACAAGCCGGGACTGGGAGCGTTTGATCCAGACAAAAATTCTTGGAGCTCTGTACTAGATGTGCCTTCTAGGAATGAGCATGGTTTAAGGTTCTGTCTAGGGCAATGGAACAATAAGGTTACCCTGTTTCCAATGGGATCTGAGGCCTTAAGTGGTGACCTTGTTGAAGAGGACGCGTCCAGGTGGAGAGCCACACCAATTATACTATCTGGTTATCACGCCACCAGTGTTCTCATCAACTTTTGA